The Acidobacteriota bacterium genome has a window encoding:
- a CDS encoding N-acetylmuramoyl-L-alanine amidase — protein sequence MSRVFIVALTTALLAFSPTDLAALKIIDYQKKLNPRFAKRSRKSTRFIIIHSTEGSLPSSLRTLSRGKVRRRRYISRGGHAHYLVAKNGTVYRILDPKYRANHAGVSMWNGLDRLSDHSLGIELEGYHNVPFADRQYRSLKELLRILQKRFRVKDRDVLEHYRIAYSRPNRFHKKRLRGRKKDPGIDNFDRRRAGLTDAYRRDPDVVAGRIGANPDGVQLARKSRPKAPARNDDKREANGGLAAAARNPKKRMGNDGLATTARNSKKRQDNGSLISPAADPSRKNTITARRTAWKIAGRQYKAATTLYRFPDGRSLRGHEIQDWSDIPSGTVVDLGVEEDKVVSLDRAEVLLPVVSEEMSPWNIANVLHNSSFTYYLYPSGKIMAGHRIDRFADVPPETRVLIAYRRVPAPRTSDPLGEDLDDVFLSHQTLYLLPGGVLQSGEQIENFAKLPRGAIVFTKVE from the coding sequence ATGAGTCGAGTGTTCATTGTTGCGCTGACGACGGCGCTGCTTGCGTTTTCCCCCACCGACCTGGCGGCGCTCAAGATCATCGACTATCAGAAGAAGCTGAATCCCCGCTTTGCCAAGCGCTCGCGCAAGAGCACCCGCTTCATCATCATTCACTCCACCGAAGGCAGTCTGCCCAGTTCCTTGAGAACCCTTTCCCGCGGCAAGGTCCGGCGCCGGCGATATATCAGCCGGGGTGGACACGCCCACTACCTCGTCGCCAAGAACGGTACGGTCTACAGGATCCTCGATCCCAAGTACCGGGCGAACCACGCCGGCGTCAGCATGTGGAACGGGCTGGACCGGCTCAGCGACCATTCGCTGGGCATCGAGCTGGAGGGGTACCACAATGTGCCTTTTGCGGATCGGCAGTACCGGTCTCTGAAGGAATTGCTGCGAATCCTGCAAAAGCGGTTTCGGGTGAAGGATCGGGATGTCCTGGAACACTACCGAATCGCTTATTCCAGACCGAACCGGTTCCACAAGAAGAGGCTTAGGGGCAGGAAAAAAGATCCGGGTATCGACAACTTTGACCGCAGGCGGGCCGGCTTGACCGATGCGTACCGTCGAGACCCGGACGTGGTCGCCGGAAGAATCGGGGCCAATCCTGATGGCGTCCAACTGGCTCGGAAATCCCGGCCGAAAGCGCCGGCCCGCAACGATGACAAACGGGAGGCCAACGGAGGCCTGGCGGCAGCGGCCCGGAATCCCAAGAAAAGGATGGGAAACGATGGCTTGGCGACAACGGCCCGAAACAGCAAAAAACGGCAGGACAACGGTAGCTTGATATCGCCAGCGGCGGATCCCTCAAGGAAAAACACCATCACCGCCCGCCGGACGGCGTGGAAGATTGCCGGCCGTCAGTACAAGGCCGCTACCACGCTCTATCGCTTCCCGGACGGTCGCTCGTTGCGCGGTCATGAAATCCAGGACTGGTCCGACATTCCCTCCGGTACCGTGGTCGATTTGGGAGTGGAAGAAGACAAGGTGGTCAGCCTGGATCGGGCGGAAGTGCTGCTTCCGGTTGTCAGCGAGGAAATGTCTCCCTGGAACATTGCCAACGTCCTCCACAATTCCTCATTCACCTACTACCTTTATCCCAGTGGCAAGATCATGGCTGGTCATCGGATCGATAGATTCGCGGATGTGCCTCCGGAAACGAGAGTCCTGATCGCCTACCGCCGGGTTCCCGCGCCACGCACCAGTGACCCCTTGGGAGAAGACCTGGACGATGTCTTCTTGAGCCATCAGACCCTGTATCTACTACCGGGCGGCGTGCTGCAGTCCGGAGAGCAGATAGAGAACTTTGCAAAGCTTCCCCGCGGAGCCATCGTTTTTACCAAGGTGGAGTAG
- the glnA gene encoding type I glutamate--ammonia ligase: protein MNPRELLQFVSDEGIKMVDLRFVDLPGLWQHFSISANEVEEEMFEEGVGFDGSSIRGFQEIQESDMILIPDASTAFKDPFTAVPTLNIICNVKDPVTLQSYTRDPRHIAQKAENYLKSTGIGDTAYFGPEPEFFVLDDIRFDQSYNYGYYYVDSKEGFWNSGKEENPNLGYKPRYKEGYFPVPPMDSLQDIRSEMVLLLEEIGVQVEVHHHEVGTAGQCEIDMRFDTLTSMADKFLKYKYIIKNVGRRHGKTVTLMPKPIFQDNGSGMHIHTSIWKAGKNVFYEPGGYADLSKTAIYYIGGILKHTPALLGFCAPTTNSYRRLVPGYEAPINLIYSQRNRSAAVRIPAYSRSEKAKRVETRFPDPSCNGYLAFAALLMAGLDGVQNKITPPDPIDKDLYDLAPADAANVKSTPGNLEDVLNALEDDHDFLLKGDVFTKDVIETWIDYKRSREVDPMRLRPHPHEFALYFDI from the coding sequence ATGAACCCTAGAGAGCTCTTGCAGTTCGTCAGCGACGAAGGCATCAAGATGGTTGACCTGCGCTTTGTGGACTTGCCCGGCTTGTGGCAGCACTTTTCAATCTCTGCCAATGAGGTGGAAGAGGAGATGTTCGAAGAGGGCGTGGGATTTGACGGTTCGAGCATCCGCGGCTTCCAGGAGATCCAGGAGAGCGACATGATCCTCATCCCGGACGCCTCCACCGCCTTCAAGGATCCCTTCACCGCGGTCCCGACCCTCAATATCATCTGCAATGTCAAGGATCCGGTGACGCTCCAGTCCTATACCAGGGACCCGCGCCACATCGCACAAAAAGCTGAAAATTACCTGAAATCGACCGGGATCGGCGACACCGCCTACTTCGGTCCCGAGCCGGAGTTTTTCGTTCTGGACGATATTCGCTTCGATCAGTCCTATAACTACGGCTACTACTACGTGGATTCCAAGGAAGGATTCTGGAATTCCGGAAAAGAAGAGAATCCCAACCTGGGCTACAAGCCCCGCTACAAGGAGGGTTACTTCCCCGTTCCTCCCATGGACAGTCTCCAGGACATCCGTAGCGAAATGGTTCTGTTGCTGGAAGAAATCGGGGTCCAGGTGGAGGTTCACCACCATGAGGTGGGAACCGCAGGGCAGTGCGAGATCGACATGCGCTTCGACACTCTGACCAGCATGGCCGACAAGTTCCTGAAGTACAAGTACATCATCAAGAACGTCGGACGCCGGCATGGAAAGACCGTCACCCTGATGCCCAAGCCGATCTTTCAGGACAACGGGTCGGGAATGCACATCCACACGAGTATCTGGAAGGCCGGGAAGAATGTCTTCTACGAGCCCGGCGGTTACGCGGACCTGAGCAAGACGGCCATTTACTACATCGGCGGAATTCTCAAGCACACGCCCGCCCTGCTGGGTTTCTGCGCGCCTACCACCAATTCCTACCGTCGCCTGGTTCCGGGATATGAGGCTCCCATCAACCTCATTTATTCCCAGCGCAACCGTAGCGCCGCGGTCAGAATCCCCGCCTATTCCCGAAGTGAGAAAGCCAAGCGGGTGGAGACCCGATTCCCGGATCCCTCCTGCAACGGGTACCTGGCGTTCGCGGCCCTGTTGATGGCAGGCCTGGACGGAGTGCAGAACAAGATCACTCCCCCCGATCCCATCGACAAGGATCTCTACGATCTGGCTCCGGCCGATGCCGCCAATGTGAAGTCGACTCCCGGCAACCTCGAGGACGTGCTCAATGCGCTGGAAGACGACCATGACTTCCTTCTCAAGGGAGACGTCTTCACCAAGGATGTGATCGAAACCTGGATCGACTACAAGCGATCCCGGGAGGTCGACCCCATGCGGTTGCGACCGCATCCCCACGAGTTTGCCTTGTACTTCGACATCTGA
- the purE gene encoding 5-(carboxyamino)imidazole ribonucleotide mutase, giving the protein MKPVVGIIMGSDSDLNIMGEAAKQLKAFDIPFEIDICSAHRSPARASEYARTAADRGLKCIIAGAGGAAHLAGVTAAETVLPVIGVPVDSSPLSGFDSLLATVQMPGGVPVGTMGVGKSGAVNAAIFAAQILATSDAALADRLAGYKRSLADKIRTKSAHVKATFSV; this is encoded by the coding sequence ATGAAACCGGTCGTCGGTATTATCATGGGTAGTGACTCCGACCTGAACATCATGGGAGAAGCTGCCAAGCAGCTCAAGGCATTCGACATTCCGTTCGAGATCGATATCTGCTCCGCTCATCGTTCTCCGGCCCGGGCCTCGGAGTACGCCCGAACCGCGGCGGACAGGGGTCTGAAGTGCATTATCGCCGGTGCGGGAGGGGCAGCCCACCTGGCGGGAGTCACTGCCGCCGAAACCGTTCTTCCGGTGATCGGTGTCCCGGTTGACAGCAGCCCGCTGTCCGGTTTCGATTCCCTGCTGGCCACGGTACAGATGCCGGGAGGCGTGCCGGTCGGCACCATGGGCGTGGGCAAGTCCGGCGCAGTCAATGCCGCTATCTTCGCCGCACAGATCCTGGCCACTTCCGATGCGGCGCTGGCCGACCGCCTGGCCGGATACAAGAGGTCTTTGGCCGACAAGATTCGGACCAAGTCCGCACATGTCAAGGCGACCTTCTCAGTCTGA
- the purD gene encoding phosphoribosylamine--glycine ligase, giving the protein MKVLVIGSGGREHALAWKIGRSSLVDKVFCAPGNGGTASIAENVPLAADDLPGLMQFALDRSIDLTVVGPELPLVLGIVDRFQARGLSIVGPTAAAARLEGSKIFAKDFMKRHQVPTAACMVCNSLEEAMGSIGRGDLGFPLVVKADGLAAGKGVVIAQDRQQAESAVEQMMRRRVFGEAGDRVVLEECLTGREASFLVFSDGEHFLPMVPSQDHKRVFDQDRGPNTGGMGAYSTDEILSSEEQREVLQAIVGPTIRGMAVEGSPFRGVLYVGLMLTPDGIKVLEYNVRLGDPEAQPVLFRLENDLVEVLRAIHGETLDSVRLRWDSDCSVCVVMASGGYPGKYPTGMPIQGVGDAEAVGQVKVFHAGTRLQDGQPVTAGGRVLGITAKDVDLQAAVARVYRALERVRFEPMHFRTDIGRQGLN; this is encoded by the coding sequence ATGAAAGTTCTCGTCATTGGATCGGGTGGGCGCGAGCACGCGCTCGCCTGGAAGATCGGTCGTTCATCCCTTGTCGACAAAGTCTTCTGTGCCCCTGGAAACGGTGGGACGGCTTCCATCGCCGAGAACGTGCCCCTGGCGGCGGACGACCTTCCGGGGTTGATGCAATTCGCCCTCGATCGTTCCATCGACCTTACTGTTGTCGGACCGGAACTGCCCCTGGTGCTGGGCATCGTGGATCGTTTCCAGGCCCGCGGGCTCTCTATCGTCGGACCCACCGCCGCCGCCGCCCGCCTTGAGGGAAGCAAGATTTTTGCCAAGGATTTCATGAAGCGACACCAGGTTCCGACGGCGGCCTGCATGGTCTGCAATTCCCTTGAGGAAGCCATGGGGTCTATCGGCCGGGGCGATCTCGGCTTTCCGCTGGTCGTCAAGGCTGACGGGCTGGCGGCAGGGAAGGGAGTCGTCATTGCCCAGGACCGGCAGCAGGCGGAATCGGCGGTGGAGCAGATGATGCGCCGGCGCGTCTTCGGTGAGGCCGGCGACAGAGTCGTACTGGAGGAGTGCCTGACGGGCCGGGAGGCCTCCTTTCTGGTTTTCTCCGATGGGGAGCATTTCCTGCCCATGGTGCCTTCCCAGGATCACAAGAGGGTTTTCGACCAGGATCGAGGTCCGAACACCGGTGGCATGGGAGCCTACTCGACCGATGAAATTCTGTCTTCAGAGGAGCAGAGGGAGGTCCTTCAAGCCATTGTCGGCCCGACCATCCGGGGAATGGCGGTCGAGGGAAGTCCCTTCCGGGGCGTACTCTATGTCGGCCTTATGCTGACGCCAGACGGCATCAAGGTTTTGGAATACAATGTCCGCTTGGGTGATCCCGAGGCCCAACCGGTGCTGTTTCGCCTGGAGAACGATCTGGTGGAGGTGCTGCGGGCCATTCACGGAGAGACCCTGGATTCGGTGCGGTTGCGCTGGGATTCCGACTGTAGTGTCTGCGTGGTGATGGCCTCCGGCGGTTACCCCGGGAAATATCCAACCGGAATGCCGATTCAAGGGGTTGGGGATGCCGAGGCGGTGGGGCAGGTCAAGGTGTTCCACGCCGGCACGCGGTTGCAGGACGGGCAGCCGGTGACCGCTGGTGGACGGGTTCTGGGAATTACGGCCAAGGACGTGGATCTCCAAGCGGCTGTTGCCCGGGTGTACCGTGCCCTCGAAAGGGTGCGGTTCGAGCCGATGCATTTTCGGACCGATATCGGGCGCCAGGGGCTGAACTAG
- the larE gene encoding ATP-dependent sacrificial sulfur transferase LarE: protein MTEPNPGTAVVLTSPEVTAKERRLGEILRGLESVVVGFSGGVDSAYLAFMANRVLGDKALCVTAISPSYPAFQRKETAEFATRFRLRHLEILTDEVKDSRYRENSPDRCYFCKSELFSKLQALARQRGFRAVADGTNRDDRSDFRPGRRAAREYVVCSPLSEAEMNKVEIRELSRRAGLPTWNKPALPCLSSRFPYGTSITPEKLSMVERGEEILRHFGFRVFRVRYHEALVRLEISPEELPRALDMEMAALLTKEFKALGFKFITLDLEGYRSGALNEVLPLHPSQRPS from the coding sequence GTGACCGAGCCCAATCCGGGAACAGCCGTGGTCTTGACCAGCCCCGAGGTGACCGCCAAGGAGCGGCGTCTCGGCGAGATTCTGAGGGGACTGGAGTCGGTGGTGGTGGGCTTTAGCGGAGGGGTGGACAGTGCCTACCTGGCCTTCATGGCCAACCGGGTTCTGGGCGACAAGGCGCTCTGCGTCACAGCCATCAGCCCTTCCTATCCCGCTTTTCAAAGGAAAGAAACGGCCGAATTCGCCACTCGCTTTCGTCTCCGCCACCTGGAGATTCTGACGGACGAAGTGAAGGATTCCCGATACCGGGAGAACTCGCCGGATCGCTGTTATTTCTGCAAGAGCGAGCTGTTTTCCAAGCTGCAGGCGCTGGCCCGCCAGAGAGGCTTCCGGGCGGTGGCCGACGGTACCAATCGGGACGACCGAAGCGATTTTCGGCCGGGGCGGCGCGCTGCCCGGGAATATGTGGTTTGCAGTCCGCTCTCGGAGGCCGAAATGAACAAGGTCGAGATCCGGGAGCTGTCCAGGCGGGCCGGCCTGCCTACCTGGAACAAACCCGCCTTGCCTTGTCTCTCCTCCCGATTTCCCTACGGCACTTCCATTACCCCGGAAAAGCTGTCGATGGTGGAGCGCGGCGAGGAGATCCTGCGGCACTTCGGATTCAGGGTTTTTCGGGTGCGGTATCACGAAGCCCTGGTCCGACTGGAGATTTCCCCGGAGGAATTGCCCAGGGCGCTGGATATGGAGATGGCTGCCCTGTTGACCAAGGAATTCAAGGCCTTGGGCTTCAAGTTCATCACTCTCGACCTTGAGGGTTACCGCTCGGGCGCACTCAACGAGGTTTTGCCCCTGCATCCGTCACAACGACCGTCCTGA